The following are encoded together in the Ornithodoros turicata isolate Travis unplaced genomic scaffold, ASM3712646v1 ctg00001033.1, whole genome shotgun sequence genome:
- the LOC135376106 gene encoding uncharacterized protein LOC135376106 isoform X2: MTTVTTNKSELELHELLERAVLLSYYDKFIEIGGDNVQQLCDAMGDDFQEVIDLVDMARKPYHVKRLKRALSQWTGQSVKVTSTAADESEEELRGLLRRADLLSYHDKFIELGADNVQRLRDSTDEEFQTLTEHVGMARKPLHVRRLKNALKQGSGHAAVMTSIPSNESEREVHKLLQRADLLAYYDKFIEKGVDNVQQLFDSTGEEFLEFMDLVGMAGNPFHVMTFKKELEQWTGHPVTMTPVPAKKPRLSEIHDLLEPTGLLSYCEKFEEIGMDSVQELRNLTDEEFHEVINRVDMARKPFHVKKLKKVLEEWTGPTGISRFISKDMASTSEFDLNIERSPQWKALRKEMHEAIAAKDEAGVLKCLDAAPALKLWLDPVKDKSARYKAVKKKAFRIHGLLISRECGLKNTEVSTCYQHLTPLERAEIRRQQYYTTECDGSYIDYLKSKSKSVTRCDDFSVRLEKMFKQLSSNELNRIILKVAARTPHLEIRFDYNSKNVQGITGSCNRGDIGLTFYEEQRVFIGGRAEEAEVWGTLIHELCHMALFLVYRNDGKPYYSDDTERKQQYKNILNNIKPRQKDMNLLIQQALKDRNEEEELIVRIPHVLIQYGCNEGHRVLEREVPELLNFFKDHVIPDMREYIQNGIPSADAEKIKEGNATLQRSLNIGKLNVKFEKPLKNSVWNKGPLHVLTGPEVRLLEIMVHNAVKSSGQPYLFFETSQKEWKDVLATYKCAFVLVTVHPNTEFGMDLKSLSEVSRVTGAKVIFLVEDRDKDDLLKQVQEDAFFAAGLVVHNILEASLEHVANSCKAEVFEKSRVELQGRYVSGFPETMNMDTFSCCVDTSVFLNLCEHKNINLGPPLHELEECAKHCYVERVFTRAVKIDLKKCRMDDKNEAFALLACPHDCAAKHVPQGYQPEHQDNLERFEKFVILQEPCDYEALLKNDNYQGKAVHLLRITESGNEVLWTKSNGRLSHLPTMGSDDYTTEALLKVPEKAVVVSGAPGMGKSVLAKRLCTKVKDQDEKRWVLYVDLPQRMASVKTASPTLEYLANLCQVQKDGLEFALFEESLKNGSPFEVVVMLDGFDEVNEKCRKCVLDLIQFLANKKVYKVYLFTRTVFKSHVQDTLHTVSYDIVPFSDENQNDFLTRYRGQTETPATRNEAFAQKLQPLYATLKEKNKTILETPLLLHMMAQMESGEITKSDDYSSLLNIVDISGESSIYTVHIYKMFVEYKHLVHRKEKVKEDISRSAVRGDNHDTKSPFYVNHGLLAMKCIFPQYILKTLLNEDELEQLDPEGSFITGVDSFKEGFVNRINAGGIPEFVHKTFAEFFAARYLLERSKGKKRSSFRKYVVGLYGKKDYEGVMLLFDGLASASYPLHSAVINNDASYFEQCDIQREDMLVVDEIKRTPWHVAALHSDKATLKRLPMDDELIENDLFNMSPLGYVQLFFRWDGEWMEDLREGSIMNLLSIMGMKKYLYSDPSALRERLNVLYTRCSEEAVKHSTENLRRCETFEQKRGFLERAIFTAVIHDLRGVLDVYLSYVSPKESTGNVHRDIMDQLESRKKRSFRCSAESPVIGNLDSFTDSSKRTVLFHTKSEVVCKMLLPYCDIGILDMNRNTMLHISVQKGNLETTQFYLAHFSINDRNRYFQTPLHLAEDAEVVKLLFPLYPSVNVLDFEQYAPMDRCAKFDHLEAMNLLLLRTRMCDAHHIGLNTALHVASSSGNLKAVTFLLPHSNAHMLNYEGETGFDIPWISSEYLSSSDSNVVRCLIPHSIMNSPETFGSLPLYIWAQGGEREGIQTLWPYLRRSGPRHARRISRTPVIEWRDRDFQGEIWCLKLLLLHLDVIAGDRCGSKLLHDVAKRKLCAIKEVNYINYMKLLLPHLNLSEQDYVECRPANNDIFTLLLGWSDRNNIDDPHIDDIATLYRRWSNMNNTDDPQIDDVDREMIDDDGSMKLLTGAREGNVEAVELHLSHSSVYFRDEKENTALHLSARKGHTNVVKLLIPFYTSVDVINVREKTPMHVCASNGHLEVVKLLLIRSRMSSRDGGGRTPLHLACESDAIDIVNFLLPHSFPNIRDMLGSTCCALSAERCKMNVLRCLIPHSPTLCANGIGESLALICAKHYMREVVVTLLPYSCDYDTTSLLTPGPSFSTDDMSMETTLCLKLVVLHSNVRAVDACFREAFDYIRRSCEALNEISFLLPHTNVSAKDDEGKKLLQKVLQHIHHPEWVSFLQKWTRLSDFINGADDCMQGLWLRTMWHRAVNGHEF, encoded by the exons CCGTAATGACGTCCATTCCTTCAAACGAGTCGGAGCGTGAAGTTCACAAACTGCTTCAGCGTGCGGATCTCCTCGCCTACTACGACAAGTTCATCGAGAAAG GCGTAGACAATGTGCAGCAGCTTTTTGACTCGACGGGAGAAGAGTTCCTGGAATTCATGGATCTTGTTGGCATGGCCGGAAACCCTTTTCACGTGATGACGTTCAAGAAGGAACTGGAACAGTGGACAGGGCATCCAG TCACAATGACGCCCGTTCCGGCAAAGAAACCGAGACTATCGGAGATTCACGACCTCCTTGAACCAACGGGTCTCCTCTCTTACTGCGAGAAATTCGAGGAAATTG GCATGGACAGTGTGCAGGAGCTTCGCAACTTGACTGACGAAGAGTTCCACGAGGTCATCAACCGGGTAGACATGGCCAGGAAGCCGTTTCATGTAAAGAAACTCAAGAAGGTACTCGAAGAATGGACGGGGCCCACAG GAATCTCACGCTTCATCTCCAAGGACATGGCTTCGACATCTGAATTCGATCTCAACATAGAAAGGTCGCCACAGTGGAAAGCCCTCAGGAAGGAAATGCACGAAGCCATTGCGGCGAAAGACGAGGCTGGTGTTCTAAAGTGCCTGGATGCTGCACCTGCTTTGAAACTGTGGTTGGACCCTGTGAAAGATAAGTCAGCTCGTTACAAAGCAGTTAAAAAGAAAGCCTTTCGTATTCATGGCCTTTTAATCTCGCGGGAATGTGGACTCAAGAACACAGAAGTATCAACGTGTTACCAACATCTCACACCCCTTGAACGAGCTGAAATTCGTCGGCAACAATATTACACCACAGAATGCGACGGCTCTTACATCGACTATTTGAAAAGCAAATCAAAAAGCGTCACCAGATGTGATGACTTCAGTGTACGATTGGAGAAGATGTTTAAGCAACTCTCCAGTAATGAATTAAACAGGATTATTCTCAAAGTGGCTGCAAGAACACCACACCTAGAAATAAGGTTCGACTACAACAGTAAAAACGTTCAAGGGATCACGGGAAGCTGCAACAGAGGCGACATCGGCCTTACTTTCTACGAAGAACAAAGAGTTTTCATCGGGGGCCGTGCTGAAGAAGCCGAAGTCTGGGGAACACTTATCCACGAGTTATGTCATATGGCACTTTTTCTAGTGTATAGGAACGATGGCAAGCCATATTACAGCGACGATACGGAGAGGAAACAGCAATACAAGAACATCCTGAATAACATAAAACCGAGGCAAAAAGATATGAACCTACTCATCCAGCAAGCTTTAAAGGAcagaaatgaagaagaagagtTAATTGTACGGATCCCTCACGTTCTGATTCAATATGGTTGCAACGAAGGTCATAGGGTTCTGGAACGAGAAGTACCCGAACTACTAAATTTTTTCAAGGACCATGTCATCCCGGACATGCGAGAATACATTCAGAATGGAATCCCCTCAGCAGACGCAGAAAAGATCAAAGAAGGAAACGCCACACTCCAAAGATCCCTCAACATTGGCAAACTTAACGTCAAATTCGAGAAACCATTAAAGAACAGTGTGTGGAACAAAGGTCCACTTCACGTACTTACGGGTCCAGAAGTAAGACTTCTGGAAATAATGGTTCACAACGCCGTGAAATCTTCAGGCCAGCCATACTTGTTCTTCGAGACATCCCAGAAGGAGTGGAAAGATGTGTTAGCGACCTACAAATGTGCATTTGTGCTCGTGACGGTCCACCCTAACACAGAGTTCGGAATGGATCTCAAATCTCTGAGTGAAGTGTCCCGTGTGACTGGAGCGAAAGTCATCTTCCTTGTGGAAGACAGAGACAAGGATGACTTGTTGAAGCAAGTGCAAGAAGACGCATTCTTTGCCGCTGGACTTGTAGTGCATAACATCCTTGAAGCGAGTTTGGAGCATGTTGCAAATAGCTGCAAAGCAGAAGTTTTCGAAAAATCTCGCGTAGAACTTCAGGGCAGATATGTTTCTGGCTTTCCTGAAACAATGAATATGGACACCTTCTCATGTTGTGTAGACACTTCGGTTTTCCTAAACCTCTGTGAGCATAAGAACATTAACCTGGGACCTCCCCTTCATGAACTCGAAGAATGTGCTAAGCACTGTTATGTGGAGCGAGTGTTTACAAGGGCCGTGAAAATTGACCTGAAAAAGTGCAGAATGGACGACAAGAATGAGGCTTTCGCACTTTTGGCGTGTCCGCATGATTGTGCTGCAAAACATGTACCTCAAGGTTATCAGCCAGAACATCAGGATAATTTAGAGCGTTTTGAAAAATTTGTGATCCTTCAGGAGCCATGTGACTATGAAGCTCTCCTGAAAAATGATAATTACCAAGGCAAGGCAGTGCATCTGTTGCGGATCACCGAATCCGGTAACGAAGTGCTGTGGACTAAATCAAATGGCCGTCTCAGTCACCTTCCAACGATGGGAAGTGACGATTATACCACGGAGGCGTTGCTGAAAGTTCCCGAGAAGGCCGTCGTCGTCTCTGGTGCTCCTGGTATGGGAAAGAGTGTGCTGGCAAAGCGCTTGTGCACCAAAGTAAAAGATCAAGATGAGAAGCGGTGGGTGCTCTACGTCGACCTTCCTCAGAGAATGGCATCTGTTAAAACTGCGTCGCCTACTCTGGAATATCTAGCGAATCTGTGCCAAGTACAAAAAGATGGGTTGGAGTTCGCTTTGTTCGAGGAAAGCTTGAAGAATGGAAGCCCTTTCGAGGTCGTAGTCATGTTGGATGGCTTCGATGAAGTCAACGAGAAATGTCGCAAGTGTGTGCTGGACCTTATACAGTTTCTAGCTAACAAAAAAGTTTACAAGGTGTACCTTTTTACTCGCACTGTGTTTAAATCCCATGTACAAGATACCTTGCACACAGTGTCATATGATATCGTTcctttttctgatgaaaaccAGAATGATTTCCTCACAAGATATAGGGGCCAAACAGAAACTCCGGCCACCAGGAATGAAGCATTTGCGCAAAAATTGCAGCCACTGTACGCGACAttgaaagagaaaaacaagaCAATCCTAGAAACCCCTCTCCTACTTCATATGATGGCTCAGATGGAGAGCGGGGAAATTACAAAGTCGGACGATTACTCTTCGCTCCTTAATATTGTTGACATTTCCGGTGAGAGCAGTATATACACTGTACACATCTACAAGATGTTTGTCGAGTATAAGCACCTTGTGCACCGAAAAGAGAAGGTGAAAGAAGACATCTCCCGAAGTGCTGTGCGAGGGGACAACCATGACACGAAGTCTCCATTCTACGTAAACCATGGTCTCCTGGCTATGAAGTGTATATTTCCTCAGTATATATTGAAAACATTATTGAATGAAGACGAATTAGAGCAGTTAGATCCCGAAGGAAGTTTCATCACCGGCGTGGATTCTTTCAAAGAAGGTTTTGTGAATAGAATTAACGCTGGAGGAATTCCAGAGTTTGTTCATAAGACTTTCGCTGAATTTTTCGCAGCTCGCTACCTATTGGAAAGatcaaaagggaaaaaaagatcGAGCTTTAGGAAATATGTCGTCGGATTGTATGGTAAAAAAGACTACGAGGGTGTAATGCTGTTGTTCGATGGACTGGCGTCGGCGTCCTATCCACTTCACTCTGCTGTAATAAACAACGACGCTTCATATTTTGAGCAATGTGATATTCAAAGAGAAGACATGCTGGTTGTCGATGAGATCAAAAGGACGCCATGGCACGTAGCAGCCCTGCATTCTGATAAAGCAACATTGAAGAGGCTTCCAATGGATGATGAACTAATCGAGAATGATTTATTTAATATGTCACCGTTGGGGTACGTGCAACTCTTTTTCCGCTGGGACGGAGAATGGATGGAGGACCTGCGGGAAGGGTCTATTATGAATTTGTTGTCGATTATGGGTATGAAGAAATATCTGTATTCTGACCCTTCAGCTCTGAGAGAGAGACTCAACGTGTTGTACACTCGATGCAGTGAGGAAGCAGTGAAACATTCTACCGAAAATCTGCGCCGGTGTGAAACCTTCGAGCAAAAGAGAGGTTTTCTAGAGCGAGCAATATTCACGGCTGTGATACACGACCTACGAGGCGTTTTAGACGTGTATCTGAGCTATGTGTCCCCGAAAGAGAGTACAGGAAATGTACACAGAGACATCATGGACCAATTAGAATCACGGAAGAAACGAAGCTTCAGATGTTCTGCAGAGTCTCCGGTAATTGGAAACCTTGATAGTTTTACAGACAGTAGCAAAAGAACTGTCCTTTTTCACACAAAGTCCGAGGTTGTTTGCAAAATGCTCCTTCCTTACTGCGATATAGGAATTCTTGATATGAATCGAAACACAATGTTGCACATTAGCGTGCAGAAGGGAAATCTTGAGACAACACAGTTTTATCTCGCACATTTTTCCATTAACGATAGAAATAGATACTTTCAAACTCCTTTGCACTTGGCTGAAGATGCAGAGGTTGTGAAGCTACTTTTTCCTCTTTATCCCTCAGTGAATGTTCTCGATTTTGAGCAATACGCTCCGATGGATAGATGTGCAAAGTTTGATCATTTGGAGGCCATGAATTTGTTACTCCTACGCACTCGAATGTGTGACGCACATcacatcggactgaacacagcGCTTCATGTGGCTTCGAGCTCTGGAAACCTTAAAGCTGTGACGTTTCTCCTACCTCACTCAAATGCGCACATGCTTAACTACGAAGGAGAAACGGGCTTTGACATTCCTTGGATAAGTTCGGAATATCTGTCGAGTTCGGATTCCAACGTGGTGAGGTGTCTCATCCCACACTCGATCATGAACTCACCTGAAACGTTCGGCTCATTACCGTTGTACATCTGGGCGCAAGGTGGTGAAAGGGAAGGGATACAAACTCTATGGCCTTATTTGCGACGCAGTGGTCCGAGGCATGCACGGAGGATCAGTAGAACCCCCGTGATTGAGTGGAGGGACAGGGATTTCCAAGGAGAAATTTGGTGTCTCAAACTTCTCTTGCTCCATTTAGATGTCATCGCTGGTGATCGTTGTGGCAGTAAACTGCTACATGATGTGGCCAAGCGCAAGCTATGCGCGATAAAAGAAGTAAATTATATTAATTACATGAAGTTGTTACTGCCGCATTTAAATCTCAGTGAGCAGGATTATGTAGAATGTAGACCAGCAAATAATGACATTTTTACCTTATTGCTGGGATGGTCGGACAGGAATAACATCGATGATCCTCACATTGACGACATTGCTACCTTATATCGGAGATGGTCGAACATGAATAACACCGATGATCCCCAGATTGACGATGTCGACAGGGAAATGATCGACGACGATGGCAGTATGAAGTTGCTAACTGGCGCACGGGAAGGTAATGTGGAAGCTGTGGAACTTCACCTCTCACATTCATCCGTATACTTTAGAGATGAAAAAGAGAACACAGCATTGCACTTGAGCGCGAGGAAGGGACACACAAATGTGGTGAAGCTTCTCATTCCTTTTTATACATCAGTGGACGTGATCAATGTGCGTGAAAAAACGCCCATGCATGTGTGCGCCTCAAATGGACACCTGGAGGTTGTAAAGTTGTTATTAATCCGCTCTAGAATGAGTTCCCGTGACGGGGGTGGAAGGACACCTCTTCACTTGGCCTGTGAAAGTGATGCCATTGATATCGTGAACTTCCTTCTTCCGCACTCGTTCCCTAATATACGTGACATGTTGGGTTCCACGTGCTGCGCTCTTTCCGCTGAAAGATGCAAAATGAATGTTCTGAGATGCCTCATCCCACACTCTCCTACGCTCTGTGCTAATGGCATAGGTGAATCCCTAGCGCTAATCTGTGCAAAACATTATATGAGAGAAGTGGTGGTGACATTATTGCCATATTCTTGTGATTATGACACTACGAGTTTATTGACGCCTGGCCCGTCATTTTCTACGGACGATATGAGTATGGAAACTACGCTTTGTCTGAAACTTGTGGTTCTCCACTCAAATGTCAGGGCAGTAGATGCCTGTTTTCGTGAAGCATTCGATTACATTCGAAGGTCTTGTGAAGCCCTGAACGAGATTTCTTTCTTGCTTCCACATACAAATGTTTCTGCTAAGGACGATGAAGGCAAGAAACTATTACAAAAAGTCCTCCAACATATTCATCATCCAGAATGGGTTAGCTTCCTTCAGAAGTGGACTCGCTTGAGTGACTTCATTAATGGTGCTGACGATTGTATGCAAGGGTTGTGGTTAAGGACTATGTGGCACAGAGCTGTCAATGGACACGAGTTCTGA